The genomic interval CTGGTCAACGCCGGGCACATGGCGCCGATGCTCCGCGGGGCCGACGGCTCGGTGGTCGAGATCTCTGAGGAGGAGGCCGGCCTGCCGATCGGCGTCTACGACGGCTACGAGTACGAGTCGCTCACCCGCACGCTCGCCCCCGGCGACGTGCTGACCGTGTTCACCGACGGCTTCAGCGAGGCGATGAACTCCCGCCGCGACCTCTATGGAATCGAGCGGCTCGCCAAGGTCGCCGCCGCTAGCGCGGCCAACGTCACGGAGCTGGGCGAGCACATCCTGCAGGACGTGCGGGCGTTTGTAGACGGCTTTGCTCAGAGCGACGACATGTGCCTGACCTGCTTTGGCCGCAACCCGGCCTAACCCACCAAGAACCGGCGAACCTTTGGCTCCTACGAAGCCCCCAGCGGCAGACCTTCCGACGGCGGTTGTCATTTTCGACGGCGGTCGGGCCCACCTCCGCGAACGCGCCGAGGCGCTGCTGCCCGACCTCAAGCGGTACTTCACGGTGACGTCTGTGCAGGACGACCTCGACGAGGTGTTCCACCCCGAGGGGGCGCAGTTCGCGGTCACCCTTGGCGGCGACGGCACTATTCTCCGCACCGCGCGGCTGATGGGCGACCACCAGCTGCCGGTCGTCGGCGTGAATCTGGGGAACCTCGGCTTCCTGGCGGCGTTGCAGCCCGAGCAGCTCGACGCCGCGCTGCCCGAGCTGGCGGCCGGGCGGCACAACCTGATCGACCACCTGATGTTCGAGTGCGAGGTGGTCAACGAGGGCGGTTCGGCGGTCTCGCGGCTGGGGCTCAACGAGGTGGCGGTGCTGGCCGGCCCGCCCTTCTCGATGCTCGAGGCCCAGCTCTACGTCGACGGCGACCTGGTCGCGACCTACAACTGCGACGGCCTGATCATCAGCACCCCGGTCGGCTCGACCGCCCACAACCTGGCGGCCGGCGGCCCGATCCTGCGGAAGGACCTGCAGGCGTTCGTCATCTCGCCGATCAGCCCCCACACGCTGACCAACCGCCCGGTGGTCGACTCGGCCGACCACGTCTACGAGGTCGTCGTGCCGGCCCCCAACGACGGCACGACGCTGCTGGTCGACGGGCAGGTCGTGGCGCCGCTGACGCCGGGCGACCGGGTGCGGGTGAGCCGCAGCCGTTCGGTGTTCCAGCTGGTCGAGGTCAGCGGGCAGAGCTACTACCGCACGCTCCGCCACAAGCTCGGCTGGGGCCGCCGGCCCCGCGACCCCGAGGACGACGACCGCTGCTAGCAGCACGCTCGGATGCTGGCGAACTGCTCTAAGCCAGCGGGCCGCGATCGATTATGTTGGCGGGATCGACCGTTCGCCCCCCTCATCCTCAGGAAGGACCTTCAGGATGTCGTTTACCGGATACGCCGCCCGCTTGTCGCTGCTCATCGCAACCGCCCTGGTTGCCGCCCTCCCCTGCCCCGCCCGGGCGGCCTCGGAGGAAACTGCCAAGCACACGCTGCACTACAAGTTCCAGATCGGCGACGTCCTGCGGTACGACATCGAGCACAACGCGCTGATCCGTTCGACCATGGAGGGCTCGACCCAGAAGGCCCAGACCCGCAGCGCGTCGGTTAAGGCTTGGAAGGTCATCGACGTGCTGCCTAATGGCGAGATCGAGTTGCAGCACGTGGTCGAGGAGCTGCAGATGACCAACCGC from Posidoniimonas polymericola carries:
- a CDS encoding NAD(+)/NADH kinase, which codes for MAPTKPPAADLPTAVVIFDGGRAHLRERAEALLPDLKRYFTVTSVQDDLDEVFHPEGAQFAVTLGGDGTILRTARLMGDHQLPVVGVNLGNLGFLAALQPEQLDAALPELAAGRHNLIDHLMFECEVVNEGGSAVSRLGLNEVAVLAGPPFSMLEAQLYVDGDLVATYNCDGLIISTPVGSTAHNLAAGGPILRKDLQAFVISPISPHTLTNRPVVDSADHVYEVVVPAPNDGTTLLVDGQVVAPLTPGDRVRVSRSRSVFQLVEVSGQSYYRTLRHKLGWGRRPRDPEDDDRC